One stretch of Glycine soja cultivar W05 chromosome 7, ASM419377v2, whole genome shotgun sequence DNA includes these proteins:
- the LOC114419912 gene encoding pto-interacting protein 1-like codes for MGCFGFCKGDDSVTVADRGPFMQSTPTGNPSYHGRHAAVTAPRTINVQPIGVPSITVDELKPLTDNFGSKCFIGEGAYGKVYQATLKNGRAVVIKKLDSSNQPEQEFLSQVSIVSRLKHENVVELVNYCVDGPFRALAYEYAPKGSLHDILHGRKGVKGAQPGPVLSWAQRVKIAVGAARGLEYLHEKAEIHIIHRYIKSSNILLFDDDVAKIADFDLSNQAPDAAARLHSTRVLGTFGYHAPEYAMTGQLTSKSDVYSFGVILLELLTGRKPVDHTLPRGQQSLVTWATPKLSEDKVKQCVDVRLKGEYPSKSVAKMAAVAALCVQYEAEFRPNMSIIVKALQPLLNTRSSHSKESSNM; via the exons ATGGGTTGCTTTGGCTTCTGCAAAGGAGATGATAGTGTCACAGTTGCTGACAGAGGACCTTTCATGCAAAGCACTCCTACTG GGAACCCCAGTTATCATGGAAGACACGCAGCAGTAACTGCTCCTCGGACTATAAATGTTCAACCTATTGGTGTCCCTTCAATTACAGTAGATGAGTTGAAGCCTTTGACAGATAATTTTGGCTCAAAATGTTTCATTGGTGAGGGTGCATATGGGAAAGTATATCAAGCCACATTGAAAAATGGGCGTGCAGTGGTAATCAAAAAGTTAGATTCCAGTAATCAGCCAGAGCAGGAATTTCTTTCTCAG GTCTCCATCGTATCAAGGCTAAAGCATGAAAACGTTGTTGAGCTTGTTAACTATTGTGTTGATGGTCCTTTCCGTGCCCTTGCCTATGAGTATGCTCCTAAAGGATCCCTTCATGATATTCTACATG GACGCAAAGGTGTCAAGGGTGCACAACCTGGTCCAGTTCTCTCATGGGCTCAGAGAGTTAAAATTGCTGTTGGAGCAGCCAGGGGACTTGAATATCTTCATGAAAAGGCAGAGATTCATATCATCCATCGTTACATTAAGTCTAGTAACATActtctttttgatgatgacgtTGCGAAGATTGCTGATTTTGATTTGTCAAATCAAGCCCCTGATGCAGCAGCACGTCTTCATTCTACCCGTGTTCTTGGGACCTTTGGTTACCATGCTCCAGA ATATGCAATGACTGGACAACTCACTTCAAAAAGTGATGTTTATAGCTTTGGAGTTATATTACTGGAACTCTTAACCGGACGTAAACCGGTTGATCATACACTACCCAGAGGACAGCAAAGCCTTGTGACTTGG GCAACACCAAAGCTTAGTGAAGATAAGGTGAAGCAGTGTGTTGATGTTAGACTAAAGGGAGAGTACCCTTCAAAGTCAGTTGCAAAG ATGGCTGCTGTTGCTGCATTGTGTGTGCAATATGAAGCTGAGTTTCGGCCAAATATGAGCATTATAGTGAAAGCTCTACAGCCTCTACTGAATACTCGATCTTCTCACTCAAAGGAATCATCCAACATGTAA